From the genome of Ailuropoda melanoleuca isolate Jingjing chromosome 5, ASM200744v2, whole genome shotgun sequence:
tctaaGCAAAATTTTAcccaaatgtgttttttaaactgCCTTGATTTTATTATGGAATGACccatttaaaatagtttccaggggcacctgggtggcttagtcggttaagtgtctgactgggTTTCAGCTCGGGGTCATGAAGTCAAGCCCCAactctggctccacgctcagcagggagtctgcttgagagtctcactctgcccctccctcacttgcaccagctctctctctctcaaaaaaaataaataaataaacaaatactttttaaaaaagtttccaaTAAGAATCACaaagaattaatttattttgataattaaattAACTCAtactttatatttatactttcttGCTGCAAAAGTCTAAGTTACTTAAAAATGCTAATTCTCCAGATCTCAATATATCATTATTAAATTAGTACCAACTGATATATCCTGTTTGCTAATCTTTAATAGAACACAGTGAAACCAGCAGAGAAGTGTGCCAACTTTAGTGGACTTAAGTTATATGATGTTAGAATGAATCCATGCTGTTGATATTAACACATCAATTgattattcatctgtaaaatggttttacttttcaaaaataacatttattctttcatgcaTGTTCAAAACAAACAATTTGATAAATTTAGTAAAGCacataagaaaaattaatttatcttgaaaatgaattatttaattgaTGACACAGTcaaaaaaatgacaagaagtaAAGCAGTGGGAAAAACTCAGGGACCTCACTTTCAcccatctttctccctctccctcccccatccctccttccctctctctttcttcctccctctctgtttctctcacacatacacacatcacatATACACATACTCAGAACTACTTAGTGGAAACTTGATTAAAAGTGCTGaaacgggggcacctggctggctcagttggtacagcgtctaactcttgatctcagggtcttgagttcaagccccatgttgggcatggagcctacttaaaaaaaagaagaagaagaagagaaagaaagaaagaaaaaaagaaagaaagaaagaaagaaagaaagaaagaaagaaagaaagaaagagaaagaaagaaagaaagaaagaaagaaagaaagaaagaaagaaagaaagaaagaaaatgcttaagCAGAAGGCcatgataataatacattaggacaaagagaaagaaaaagagagagagagaaaactatcAATATATTCCTGGAATgttacagaattattttaaaattactaaaaaattcTTCCATTAAATGGCTGTTCATTTGGAGATCATTCCATTAAAACAAAGTAGATTTCTTTCCTGCATAAGTAGATAGAGAAATGCAGGGTGGCAGAAGCAAACAAGACCCAGAAAAGCTTTTGTCCCCCTCCTTGGTTTCATAAATCCTTCAGAATCGCTTCTGTATGTTTAAGGAAACCCCATCTTTTCTCTTGAGCTGTAACTTCCAGGGAAACCATCTGGAACCATCAGGGTACTGATGAGTTCTGAAAGTAAAAGTCCCATTAGTTATTCTCACACATATCATCAACAACTCATTCACCTTTCACAGTAAACAGCTTGGCTGAAAACCAACTTTTGCAACACCATTGAAATGTAGGAGACCAGTAGGGAGAATCAGATACACAGAGCTAAGTGGCCTTGCCATTGTTTTCTAGTGAATCCTTTATACATCAGTCTCTGCTGTACAACCTGAGGCAGAGGCCCTGAAAGAGACCAGTAAGTACCAGAACTGCCTAGATTTTCATAATTCAGGCATTCCAAATTTTAGAAATCAAGTTTAGTACCTTCTAACTGTGcattcaatattattttgataaaatatgtCCTGTCAAAGCATCCTTATCTTCTTGTTATTAGGACAATAATAAAATTGCAGATTCATATAGATCTATGCTAGAAGACACAGTGAATATTTTCCAGAAACATCTTGCATAATTACAGCTAcagaatttctattctttttacaTACATTACATACCATTTCAGTCCTGCCAAATATCACAGCATACCAAATATAGGGAGCCCTGCAGttagataattttaatttgtggaatattttattaatttcaaaaagacaaatgaacGAAATATCTCATTAGagctaaaaaaaattaggttataGTCATCTCTGGGAAAAATACAATATGTTACAGAGGTTTTAGTTTAAGAAACTGGAAATTTTTCAgactccctccccccatttttatACTTGTAAAAATATCCTTATTGtcacatgcttttaaaaaatgatacaccTTGTATTAGTTGTCACCTGTTCATCTGCATGGCTTCCTGGCTAAACAAAACCTGCTTCTCCATAAGTAATAATACAGCTTGTtcgtggggtgggggagcccagcCTGGGTGCTCGGTCCTGCAGTTCCAGGCCAAAAGAATGCCCCACAAAAGTGTCTGGTTATGGAATTCTGGCACTGGAGAGATAACATGGCAACTTTCAATTTTGTGGCACTGGAACATTCTAGGAACAATAAAAGCAACCATTTGTGGATCTCCTCCTGTGTATATCCAACAGGTTATATAGGCCATATTGTataatcctcacaagaaccctgCAAGGTAATTATTGCcatccccatttgacagagaaggaaacttgCTCAGAGAATTGAGTTCGACTAAATCCATGTACCTTGGCTAGAATCCAGATATCACTCTCTGCAAAGGCCATGATTCCTCCCCCATACTATGTTGCCACTGTGACAGCCTTTCATTCTTCCAACAAACACTTACTAGTATTTACTCTATGCCTGATCTTGTACAAGACAGTGTGCCTTGGCCTCCTGAAGCTTAGTGTAGAGGGACATGAACAAATAACTTCCCAAATGGACattattttgtaatgataaaatatgaagaaaaccaaaactgggtTCATGGTACGGCTGCTCTGTAGGTACGCTGGTCAAAGAAGGCCTCTGTGAGGAGATACCATCTGAGAAAAGCCTTGGATGTGCACATTCTTGAGGGAACCATGGAACAGCAAGGCTAGAGGCTAAAGGTGGTGCCTTGGAAATGCCTTGATGTGGCACCAGAGCTGAGGCATTCAGGCAAATGAATGTTTTGtgttcaaactgttttccattaaCTTACTTTCAATTAGATTATGTTCAACTGAATCCCCGGAAGCCCCCTAGGTTACTCTCTAGAAACATCTTCCATATACGGTGTTCACTTCCCAAGATTCACTTCCTGTGAGCAGACAAAATCACCTGAAGAGGTCAAGCCTCAAGTTTCTATCCATGCCTGGCATTTTGTCAGTTTAGTGACTGCCTATCGAGTATAACTCAACTCTCCATGGAATCACTGCCTTCCAGAGCCTGGCTGGACTCTAGGATTCCCTCTGAGTTTTGCAGGTGCCTCTAGAAATCCAGGAAAGCAACATCAGGAATGGCTTCATCAAAGAAGCTTCCAGAGAACAAGCAATGAAGGAGGGTATGTCTTGTACCCGGGCTTTCAACCATTCATTCATAGCAAGCTTCATATGCCTATGATGCCTACGATGCCTGAGGCAGCAGCAGGTCAACTTTACAACTTTACACTCATGCTTCTTGCTCAGTGAGGGCCCGTGCCTTCCTTTGGGACCacataaagaacaataaaatatgtCAGTACTCAAGTATGTGATCTAGCGAAGGGGATGGACAACACTTCTACCATGAGTAGTACATGGTCTAAAGAAGTATGGAAGAACAAGAGAGGGCTTTTAATTGGAGAGATGGAATCAGGGATGATGGAAAGTGTCTTagcaaacactcaataaataccaACTATTATCAGAATTGACTTCACACAGGAAGAATTTGAGGCAAGGTAGGTTGGCCAGACAAATTGCAAGGTGCACAGTTAAATATGCATTTCTGACACACAACAAaaatttttagtgtaagtatgtcccaaatattgcatggggcatacttacattaaaatgtgtttgttgtTTATCCCAAATTCGAATTTAACCGGGCGTCCTGTTTTTTGTCTGCTAGATCTGGCCAAGGAAAATTTTCATATGAAGATGAAGAGCAGGGAAAGTAAACTGGCATgtccaaagaaagaaatggtgttTTTCATGGCACTTTCTGTTCTCCAATAATAGttaacacttactgagcactcaCTATGTGGCAATCACCGCGCTGAGGGCTTTACAAGGATTCACTTGTTGATTCTTCATAAAAACATGTCAGTTGTCCAAAAGCACAGCGTTGGGAAATGGGGTACCTGAGATTATGAACCTCAGCTGCTTGGTTCCAGGGGCTGCTGTCTTAACTAttttggagagaggaaaagaatctgtTCGAGGTAACATATAGAAGGACTTCAGGGTCAGCCTATCAcggtcctttttttaaaaagatttatttctttatttaagagtttatttatttatttatttatttatttatttaaggaagagagagagacagagacagagagagagtgagcaggggtaggggggaggagcagagggagagggagaagcacactctccACCAagccagggagccagaggcagggctccatcccaggaccctgagaccacaacttGAGCGGAAATCTGGAGTCCCATCCTGaagctactgagccacccaggggcccccaccaAGTTATTTTTTAGAAGTCCGATCATCCAACCATGATTCCTTCCTGAAGTGAAATACCATCTGCCAGTCTCTGTTGGCAGTGGGCTGCTGCTAGCCTGCCTCGGCCCCTCTCCATATCGTCGCACATCCTCAAGCAGACGTCTGTCTTCCTGTGTTCCTTTTGCCCTTCTAAAGTCATCCCGTTCCCGGAATGTGAGATCGTCCTGGAATTGCTGCTGCCCCTGCAACAGCTTATCAAAAGCAAACAAGCTTGGGGGATTGAGCAAGTACTTCTGGGACACCAACCTTCCAGAAGAAGCAAGGGTTGTAAGGCGCTTATTGACTGTCAGAACAGCACAAAGATAATGATTAATCAAACCTCCTTGCGGATTTAAATGGGATGGGCACCAGGCGTGGAGGCAGTCTTCCTCTCTTTCAGCGGGAGCGCTCCTCAAGAGCCAGCTCCCACCCTTAGAAAGATGTTTCCTCTGAAGACCTTTTGCCTCGTCCTGAGTGTGGTGGGCACAGTCTGGGTATGGTcgcctttattttctctttttgctttctctctggtGTTTATTCTGCAAGAGTCAGTCTTATCTATGTCCTCACACACTGTGAGCTTTATAAGCTCTAGGCCGCGGAGGCAAGTTCCTAGACGAGCCTGACACCTCAGAAGTAAGAGGGAGACGTAGCTGGACCAAAGTATAGAAATTCACAGGGGAAGCTTCGCTGTCTGTAATTCAGCCTTACAACatcatttgtgtatttgttttaaggGAAGAAATCTTTGCCATCTTTGTTCCAATAAAGCCTCAGGATAGTTCATGCTAGTTAATGGAACAAAGCATTCTTCtgctaagaattttaaaaatctaattattaatttattgctAGTTGTCCATAGGACGCAGAATAGTGGTTTAATGCAGTTTTCCTAAAAGGTTgtttttgtgtgggtttttttgtttgtttgtttgtttttgtttttaaagaaaagcaaattaggTGTCTTTAAAACATATAACATaggatattttattatatattacatagtcAGGAAAGATTAATTGAGAAGGCAATACTCCTTTTGGGaagcaatcttttaaaataattactaaataCTGCAATAATTTCTAAAGTTTGACTTCAGAGACCTATAGAAAAGAAGAGGAACTTCATTCAACACTTAGAAACACTTAGATCttataaaaatatgacaaatatgTTTAAGAAACTCAGTTACTTCCAGGCTATGAATTATTCcaatttatttctttccctttaccaCTCATAAACCCTACTaccatagaaaaaaaaaaactgaagagggtttctgacttaattttttttcctcatagtaaactaataagtaaaaaaattttatggaaaattaGACTAACATCATTTGCTAACATATATTagcatatatattttggataatgcATAAGTTTTCAGTTATCTCTCCCTTATTggcataaatattaaatttttgcctgtttttaatattgttccattttattctgAAGTAtgtttgaatttgtaattttatttcttaaagagatTGTACTTGTTCCTTTAAATAAACTGTCCTTAATttcttgaataataataataataataataattacaagtAGTATTATTagggtactttttaaaaaacgagACAACAAATATTAGCTAATTATAAGAATAAATGATCCaagggagcacctggctggctcagttggtaaagtatgtgactcttgatctcagggttgtgagttcgagccccacactgggcatagagattacttaaaaaagaagaagaagaagaaggagaaactaTCCGAGATGAAAATAGTCTTAGCAAAATCCTTGTAAGTTAgtagtgtaaaataaaaatagctaaaactTAAATCCGTCTTGATTTATTAGGatataaagttttgttggaagaatatttttatgtcCTATTTCACTTCACAGGTcataatagaaattttttttaaaaatctgtatttctaattAGAAGGTGTTCAAAAAAGTTGTCAGTCACGGgccattatttttgctttcagtCTACTCTTTTGCATTGcgaataaaaggaaattattacaTGAGTGGGTAACCTAAAAAGCATTTCCCAGTCTGATCTGGCCACATTTGTGCCCTTGGTATGTACTTGCTCAAATTATGGACCCATCAGATCAAAGTAGAAacttgaaggagagagaaattaagcTAAGATAGTGTAAGTTTTTTCCTACTGAAACTGTAAGAGAAGAAACTCTGAATTTTTCAATTACCTTTCTATCTCCACACATTACTGAAAACGAAAAGgtaaattttaactaattttgttgattcaaataattttccatatataataaatcctttaaaactcCTAGCATTTCGCCTCCAACAGAGTTAAAAACGCGTATACCATATCTCCTTTAATTCGTACAACTCCATGATATAGGTATTAGGGTTTTCAATCAAAATGTCAGAAAGCCGAAGCTTGCAGAGACCCCAAAGCCGGTGCTCTTAATCTCTGTGAGAGCCCTCCCCCTCCTTGGGGTTTGCAGGCATGCCAGTATCTTCTTATCTGCCTAATGTTGTTCTCTTTCGTGTGTTCGAATGAATCCATAAAGACCACAGATGGCAAGGAGGGTGAATTTATAGCCGAAGGAGGAGGTGTGCGTGGCCCAAGAATCGTGGAAAGACAGCAATCTACCTGCAAGGAGACAGACTGGCCCTTCTGCGCCGATGAAGACTGGGTGAgcggtgggcagaggggagagggcgTGGGAGAATCCTTCCCTGTGGTGCTAAAATTGTGCACGGGCTGCCCCAGTAGGTCACAGAAAACTTTTCCATTGGGAAATAATCTAATGACTCATGACATGCCAAATTCAAGAAGACAAATGGAAAGCAACCTCACCCTGAGAGCACTATTTAAATTACCTCCTAAAGTCTGGGTCATTAGTGGGATTAATAGTTTGGATTTTAGTTGCAGGCTCAGACAAATCCCAGGAATCTGAGTATTATGGCCTCAAGATTTTGTGGGGCCTAATTTATGGTTAAGTGGATGCTCGTTCCAGAATTTCTCTATGATCTCTGACTAGTCCTCTCAAACTACTCTTAGGTCAATAGGTGATCTGAGGATATTAGGGAAGGGAGGGGCAATGGGGGCTGCAAGGAAACCTTAGAATTGTACTGGACCCAAGATACAGacccttaaaataatttttcctcttcacTTTCAGAACTACAAATGCCCTTCTGGCTGCAGGATGAAAGGGTTAATGGATGAAGTCAATCAAGATTTTACAAACAGAATAAATAAGCTCAAAAATTCACTATTTGAGTATCAGAAGAACAATAAGGACTCTAATTCATTGACAGGAAATATAATGGAAATTGTGAGAGGGGATTTTGCCACCGCTAACAGTAAGCACTACATATTTGGTACTTTGACTGTATAGCACACAACACCACAACAACGAAGGCCCTAAGTAAATATGCTGTCTCCTTACAGCAGCTTCCAATTTTACTCCAAAGTACTTAAGATAGAAACGTATGCCTTTATGATGCCTTATTTATATGCCTTATTCACCTGAATTTTAAGGAGGGGCTTGctttttataaaagtaacatTAAAGAGGTTAGCTTAGAATTGTTTAAAGTCACAGAGTAAGTCAGACTTTTGTATTGAAGACTAGAATCtaagtgtgttcttttttttaaagagtatataCTGAAAATAAGGTGAGCATAACTTTTTGAGGAGATATTATTTCTGTCttacagaggagggaggagactgAGAGATCAAGAGACTTACCCAAAGACACAAAGCTATCATGTGATGGAGCTGGTAGTTCCATCCACAGACTCCCCCAAGctgtttatgttttaatttgaatatagagccatgttctttatttctcataGGACTATGACTAAGTTTCATTAGGACTAGGAAACATCGGATTTGCTCTGGCATGGGAAGCAAGTTTAGCAAGGCCCTAGTTCTTGAAGCCTTGCTTTGACTCTTTACATCTTTAGGAGACACTTAACTAATGTAAAGTCAACAGTACAGCAGTAATGGCAACTGAGTGATCCTgttgacctaaaaaaaaaaaaaatcttaggaacAATTTCAAAACTACAGGCGGAGGGAAAACTTCTCAGTATGAAAATCCAAGAATATGTTTGTTAACATATTGTTTAACTTTATGTTTAAGTCCCTTAGTTAAGGATATGATGAAATGATTGAAATGTGATCAGATTTAATCTCCTAATTGTACCTTTAAAATTCCAAAGacatttcttctgcatttatttgGATTACTAGCTGCTAATAGAGCATCTTAGTTAACAGCTATGGATGACTAAAGGACATGACATTGTCCAAACACCAAATGCCTAATAGATTTggaacacacaaataaaatgcCCAGAGAACAAATCGTTATTAAAAGGGAAAGgatatttataaacaaatttcCTACTTTTGGTGGCTATGATAAGCAAATCACTTAGCAGCTCCTTCATTctccatactttctttttttcagataatgATAATACATATAGCCAAGTGTCAGAAGATCTGAGAAGCAAAATTGAGATCCTGAGGCGCAAAGTCATAGAACAAGTACAGCAAATCCGCCTTCTGCAGAAAAATGTCAGGGATCAGCTGGTAGATATGAAACGACTGGAGGTAAGTACGTGTTTGGCTCTGACaccagatttcctttttttcaaatagCAGGGAAAAGGAGGGCAGTAGTCATTCACTGAAGACGTACTATACTTAGAGCAAAGTGTTATATCCATTATTCACCTACAAAGTAAGTATTATTTCCCCCactctacagatgaagaaaaaaagctCAATGATATTAAGCAAATTTTCCAAGGATACATAGTTagtaaatttcaaaagcaaatatgaaGTCCCTGCTTGTCTTGTTCCAAAGCTCTGACACCACCATTCCTCGGGATCTTCGATCTCAGTCTCACTAAGGGTCAATTCATCGGTGTTTTCTTTCAGAGGGAACAGCATCTTATTGATATGTTTTAAGACTAAAATGATTCCAGGTAGCTCCTATTGCCTCTCCAGGCTAACCTTACAATATCTCAAGTCTCTTCCACTGAGGGTatgacataaatgaaaaatagaatattgaTTGGTAGGTCTCCACCTCAAAGAAATGAATCcagtttccaaaaaataaattgacTGCTTAGTACTGAATAGGCATAATCTCTTTATTTATAgcaacttcttttctttctctttctcaccctctcttaGGTGGACATTGATATTAAGATCCGATCTTGCCAAGGGTCATGCAGTAGGGCTTTAGAACGTAGGACAGATCTAAAGTACTATGAAGATCAGCAAAAGCAACTTGAACAAGTCATTGCCAAAGACTTACTTCCACCTAAAGATAGGCAATACTTACCACAGCTGACAATGACCACAGCTCCAAATACACTTCCTGGGGACTTCAAGAGTCAGCTTCAGAAAGCCCCTCCAGGATGGCAGGCACTCCTGGAAATGCAACAGATGAAAATAACGTTAGAGGGGTCTGGTAGAGATGGGAATACCCGAGGAGACACTGTATCTCATGGAACAGGACCAGGGCCTGAAAGCCCCAGGAATCCTGGGAGCTCCACACCCGGAAGTTCTGGCCCTTGGAATCCTGGCAGCTCCGGACCCGGAAGTTCTGGCCCTTGGAACCCTGGGAGCACTGGCACTGGCAGCACTGGCAGTTGGAGCTCTGGGAGCACCAGGCCTGGGAGCACTGAGCCTGGCAGTGAAGGCACTTGGAGCTCTGGGAGCACTGGGACTGGCAGCACCAGCACTTGGAGCTCTGGGAGCACTGGGACTGGCAGCACCGGCACTTGGAGCTCTGGGAGCACCGGGCCTGGGAGCACCAGGCCTGGGAGCACCGAACCTGGCAGTGATGGCACTTGGAGCTCTGGGAGCACTGGGACTGGCAGCACTGGCACTTGGAGCTCTGGGAGCACCGGGACTGGCAGCACCAGCTCTTGGAGCTCTGGGAGCACTGGCACTTGGAGCTCTGGGAGCGCCGGAGCTGGCAGTGCTGGCACTTGGAACCCTGAAAGTTCTGAGTCTGGAAGCTTTAGGCCAGACAGCTTAGGGCATGGGAACAGGCCTACCAACCCAGAGTGGGGCAAATTTGAAGAGGTGTCAGGAAGTGTAACTCCAGGGACAAAGAAAGAGTACCACACAAGCAAACTGGTCACTTCTAAAGGAGATAAAGAACTTCTCATTGGTAATGAGAAGGTCTCCTCTGGAAGCACAACCACCAGTCGTCGTTCATGCTCTAAAACCGTTACTAAGACCATTATAGGGCCTGATGGTCGCAAAGAAGTGACCAAAGAAGTGGTAAACTCCGAAGATGGATCTGACTGTGGTGACTTACCCCATACTTTTGGTGGTAGCCTAGACGATATCCGTTCTAGGCACCCTGATCTAGAGAGTTTCTTTGGCACTGCCTCAACAGGAAACATATTTCCAGGTGGGCTTTCACCCTCGCACAGGGAGTTTGAGAGTAGGACCCACTCTCTGGGCTCAGAATCGGACATATTCACACACTTAAGGGTACCTGAGCTCTCTTCCGGGGGTAAAACTTCAACTCACAGCAAACAATTTTCGAGCAGTAGTACGACTTACAACAGAGGAGACTCCACATTTGAAAGCAAGAGCTATAAAGCGGCAGGTGAGGCCGGAACTGAAGTGGAACATGAAACCCTCAAAGGAGGATATACCACCAAAAGAGGCCATGCTAAAGTTCGCTCTGCCAGAGGTATCCACACTTCTCCTTtggggaagccttccctgactccctaGACTAAGTTCGCTATCCTTGCAATGCCTCCCCTAGCACCTTGAACTTCTTTCCTAGTCCTCTATTAGACGTTACAGAAATTACACCTTGTGTTTGTTTGTCTTTGGGCACTAGACTGTAAGTTTCATGAGGGCGGGGACTTTATCTCTCATGTTCATCTCTGTATTCCTAAATGCCTAACAGTGCAGGGAACcgtcactcaataaatacatgttaaatgaatgaatgaatccctcTGAAACTCGACTTTAAGTTTGTCTAACCAAATTCTTTCACCACTCAAAATATGTGCTCTTGGAATTGTCACCCAATTTATCAATCATATTTTTAGTGTGTGTCTCAGTTGACATTGAGATCAGGTTAAAAACAAGTTATATTAGCACTAAATGATGCTTAGAAATCTTTGCTGGTTACTTGCTGTTATCAGTGCATGCAAGTAAAATTTCAAATCCATTGAGGAAAATGCCCTCTGTAATTTGTAGGTATGAATGTCACTCACTTGCTTTTAAGTCTCATCCCTGTGTAACTGCACCCTTTCcccatggagggagggaaggaaggaaggatggaaggaaagaaggaaaaggaagccagTATCTGCCTTCGTTTAATCTGGGCCATGCCTATCTTTGTAAAGTTAAATGAGAATAACTTCTTCCAaccagcttaattttttttttagactgtgATGATGTCCTCCAAACACATCCTTCAGGTGCCCAAAGTGGTATTTTCAATATCAAGCTACCGGGATCCAGTAagattttttctgtttattgtgaTCAAGAGACCAGTTTGGGAGGATGGCTTTTGATCCAGCAAAGAATGGATGGATCACTGAATTTTAACCGGACCTGGCAAGACTACAAGAAAGGTTTCGGCAGCCTGGATGACAAGGGGGAAGGAGAATTCTGGCTAGGCAATGAATACCTCCACTTACTAACCGTGAGG
Proteins encoded in this window:
- the FGA gene encoding fibrinogen alpha chain — its product is MGWAPGVEAVFLSFSGSAPQEPAPTLRKMFPLKTFCLVLSVVGTVWTTDGKEGEFIAEGGGVRGPRIVERQQSTCKETDWPFCADEDWNYKCPSGCRMKGLMDEVNQDFTNRINKLKNSLFEYQKNNKDSNSLTGNIMEIVRGDFATANNNDNTYSQVSEDLRSKIEILRRKVIEQVQQIRLLQKNVRDQLVDMKRLEVDIDIKIRSCQGSCSRALERRTDLKYYEDQQKQLEQVIAKDLLPPKDRQYLPQLTMTTAPNTLPGDFKSQLQKAPPGWQALLEMQQMKITLEGSGRDGNTRGDTVSHGTGPGPESPRNPGSSTPGSSGPWNPGSSGPGSSGPWNPGSTGTGSTGSWSSGSTRPGSTEPGSEGTWSSGSTGTGSTSTWSSGSTGTGSTGTWSSGSTGPGSTRPGSTEPGSDGTWSSGSTGTGSTGTWSSGSTGTGSTSSWSSGSTGTWSSGSAGAGSAGTWNPESSESGSFRPDSLGHGNRPTNPEWGKFEEVSGSVTPGTKKEYHTSKLVTSKGDKELLIGNEKVSSGSTTTSRRSCSKTVTKTIIGPDGRKEVTKEVVNSEDGSDCGDLPHTFGGSLDDIRSRHPDLESFFGTASTGNIFPGGLSPSHREFESRTHSLGSESDIFTHLRVPELSSGGKTSTHSKQFSSSSTTYNRGDSTFESKSYKAAGEAGTEVEHETLKGGYTTKRGHAKVRSARDCDDVLQTHPSGAQSGIFNIKLPGSSKIFSVYCDQETSLGGWLLIQQRMDGSLNFNRTWQDYKKGFGSLDDKGEGEFWLGNEYLHLLTVRGSVLRVELEDWAGNQAYAEYHLRVGSEAEGYTLQVSSYEGTAGDALIEGSAEEGTEYTSHAGMQFSTYDRDADQWEENCAEVYGGGWWYNSCQAANLNGIYYPGGSYDPRNNSPYEIENGVVWVPFRGADYSLKVVRMKIRPLVTQQDWKGQ